The proteins below are encoded in one region of Ammospiza nelsoni isolate bAmmNel1 chromosome 23, bAmmNel1.pri, whole genome shotgun sequence:
- the ETV7 gene encoding transcription factor ETV7, translated as MHCIAPVSSCPDFGSFSFAFKGKGTISSSSPVVAVSVPPSSQARPSPISTGQIFRLPGRLRIQPSLWSKDDVIHWLRWAEREYSLRPTEQSRFEMNGKALCILTKEDFRHRAPSSGDVLYEILQFIKTQRRALVCSPLLNSPFRKARSTEEGADCSAEAAPAVSSWLGCAEQPLFHSHRQPLNLSHHSSESPAAICSFPATLSAPVDGKIADCRLLWEYVYQLLADRRYEPYIRWEDREAKVFRVVNPNGLAQLWGNHKNRMNMTYEKMSRALRHYYKLNIIKKEPGQKLLFRFLKTPGEAVHEKSSKLEQLENEDHEDLKEDPVEVSAQ; from the exons ATGCACTGTATTGCTCCTGTCTCCTCTTGTCCTGATTTTGGGAGCTTCAGCTTTGCCTTTAAG GGCAAGGGGACcatcagctcctccagccctgtggTGGCAGTGTCAGTACCACCCTCATCCCAGGCCAGACCCTCACCCATCAGCACCGGGCAGATCTTCAGACTTCCAGGGAGGCTGA GAATCCAGCCCTCCCTGTGGAGCAAGGACGATGTGATCCACTGGCTGCGATGGGCTGAGAGGGAATATTCCCTGCGGcccactgagcagagcaggtTTGAAATGAATGGCAAAGCCTTGTGCATCCTCACCAAGGAGGACTTCAGACACCGAGCTCCCAGCTCAG gggaCGTGCTGTATGAAATCCTCCAGTTCATTAAAACTCAGAGAAGAGCTCTGGTGTGCAGCCCCTTGCTGAACTCACCCTTCAGGAAAGCCAGGAGCACAGAGGAAG gtgcagactgcagtgctgaggctgccccagctgttTCCTcatggctgggctgtgcagagcagcccctgttcCACAGCCACAGGCAGCCACTGAACCTCTCCCACCACAGCTCAGAGAGTCCAGCTGCcatctgctccttccctgctacCCTGTCGGCCCCAGTGGATGGGAAAATTGCAG actgcaggctgctctgggagtACGTGTACCAGCTGCTGGCCGACCGCCGCTACGAGCCCTACATCAGGTGGGAGGACAGGGAGGCCAAGGTGTTCCGCGTCGTCAACCCCAACGGGctggcccagctctggggcaaCCACAAG AACCGGATGAACATGACCTATGAGAAGATGTCACGAGCTCTCAGACACTACTACAAACTCAACATCATCAAGAAGGAGCCAGGGCAGAAGCTGTTGTTCAG GTTTTTGAAGACTCCTGGGGAGGCTGTGCATGAGAAATCCAGCAaactggagcagctggagaatgAGGACCATGAAGATTTGAAGGAGGACCCAGTGGAGGTTTCAGCACAGTAA